From Pseudomonas sp. stari2, a single genomic window includes:
- the hflD gene encoding high frequency lysogenization protein HflD: MSPTQEQLTALGGVFLAAVLVDRIAKTGQTNEAGLSCMLGSLLVRDPKDTLDVYGGDDINLREGYRALIGALERDPSTLQREPLRYALSMLGLERQLAKRNDMLDVIGKRLPQIQSQVEHFGPAHENVIAACGALYQDTLSTLRQRIQVHGDMRNLQQPSNASKIRALLLAGIRSARLWRQLGGHRWQLVISRRKLLKELYPLMRSE, translated from the coding sequence ATGAGCCCGACTCAGGAGCAACTAACGGCTTTGGGCGGCGTGTTTCTCGCCGCCGTGCTGGTCGACCGGATCGCCAAGACCGGCCAGACCAATGAGGCCGGCCTGAGCTGCATGCTCGGCAGCCTGTTGGTGCGCGATCCGAAGGACACACTGGACGTGTATGGCGGCGACGATATCAACCTGCGCGAGGGTTATCGCGCCCTGATCGGCGCCCTTGAGCGCGATCCGAGCACCTTGCAGCGCGAGCCGTTGCGCTACGCCTTGTCAATGCTCGGCCTTGAGCGCCAACTGGCCAAGCGCAACGACATGCTCGACGTGATCGGCAAGCGTTTGCCGCAGATCCAGTCGCAGGTCGAGCATTTCGGCCCGGCCCACGAAAACGTGATCGCTGCCTGCGGCGCGTTGTATCAGGACACCCTGAGCACGTTGCGCCAACGCATCCAGGTGCACGGCGACATGCGCAACCTGCAGCAGCCGAGCAACGCCTCGAAGATTCGCGCCCTGCTGCTCGCCGGCATTCGTTCGGCACGCCTGTGGCGTCAGCTCGGCGGTCATCGCTGGCAGTTGGTGATCAGTCGTCGCAAGCTGCTCAAAGAGCTGTATCCGT
- the mnmA gene encoding tRNA 2-thiouridine(34) synthase MnmA yields MRDPAPSDTSKKRVIVGMSGGVDSSVSALLLIEQGYEVEGLFMKNWEEDDGTEYCTAMDDLADAQAVCDKIGIKLHTANFAAEYWDNVFEHFLAEYKAGRTPNPDILCNREIKFKAFLDYAMMLGADLIATGHYVRRRDIDGRTELLKGVDPNKDQSYFLHAVGGEQIAKTLFPVGELEKPEVRAIAEKYELATAKKKDSTGICFIGERRFSDFLKQYLPAQPGEIKTTEGEVIGRHHGLMYHTIGQRQGLGIGGLKDAGDEPWYVLRKDLDTNELIVGQGNNHPWLFSSALLASEIYWVNPIDLSQPLRLTAKVRYRQSDQTCTLEKTATGYRAVFDEPQRAVTPGQSVVFYDGEICLGGGVIEVAEPWSGQA; encoded by the coding sequence ATGCGTGATCCAGCCCCTTCTGACACATCCAAGAAGCGCGTCATTGTCGGCATGTCCGGCGGCGTGGACTCTTCCGTTTCCGCTCTCCTGCTGATCGAGCAGGGTTATGAGGTGGAAGGCCTGTTCATGAAGAACTGGGAAGAAGACGACGGAACGGAATACTGCACCGCCATGGACGACCTGGCGGATGCCCAGGCCGTGTGCGACAAGATCGGTATCAAGCTGCACACCGCCAACTTTGCCGCCGAGTACTGGGACAACGTGTTCGAGCATTTCCTGGCCGAATACAAGGCCGGACGCACCCCGAACCCGGACATCCTGTGCAACCGCGAGATCAAGTTCAAGGCGTTCCTCGACTACGCCATGATGCTCGGCGCCGACCTGATCGCCACCGGTCACTACGTTCGCCGTCGCGACATCGATGGTCGCACCGAATTGCTCAAGGGCGTGGATCCGAACAAGGATCAGAGCTACTTCCTGCACGCCGTCGGCGGTGAACAGATCGCCAAGACCCTGTTCCCGGTCGGCGAGCTGGAAAAACCGGAAGTCCGTGCCATTGCCGAGAAATACGAGCTGGCCACCGCCAAGAAGAAGGATTCCACCGGGATCTGCTTCATCGGCGAGCGTCGTTTCAGCGATTTCCTCAAGCAATACCTGCCAGCGCAACCGGGTGAGATCAAGACCACCGAGGGCGAAGTCATCGGCCGTCACCACGGCTTGATGTACCACACCATCGGCCAGCGCCAAGGCCTGGGCATCGGCGGCCTGAAAGACGCCGGCGACGAGCCGTGGTACGTGCTGCGCAAGGATCTGGACACCAACGAGCTGATTGTCGGCCAGGGCAACAACCATCCGTGGCTGTTCTCCAGCGCCCTGCTCGCTTCGGAAATCTATTGGGTCAACCCGATCGATCTGAGCCAGCCGCTGCGCCTGACCGCCAAGGTCCGTTATCGCCAGAGTGATCAGACCTGCACCCTGGAAAAAACCGCGACCGGCTATCGCGCCGTATTCGACGAGCCACAACGTGCGGTCACACCGGGCCAGTCGGTGGTGTTCTATGACGGCGAAATCTGCCTCGGTGGCGGCGTGATTGAAGTTGCCGAGCCGTGGAGCGGCCAGGCATGA
- a CDS encoding NUDIX hydrolase, producing MQWLPHITVATIVEDNGRFLMVEEHKAGRNVLNQPAGHLDPNETLIEAAVRETLEETGWDVEPTSVIGIYLYTAPSNGVTYQRVCFSAKAVKHHPDYQLDDGIVGAKWLTRDELLAQRDNWRSELIIRCIDDYLAGNRFGLELIRPSL from the coding sequence CACCGTCGCCACCATCGTCGAGGACAACGGCCGCTTTCTGATGGTCGAGGAACACAAGGCCGGACGTAACGTGCTCAATCAGCCCGCCGGTCATCTGGACCCGAACGAAACCCTGATCGAAGCCGCCGTGCGCGAAACCCTCGAAGAAACCGGCTGGGACGTCGAACCCACCAGCGTGATCGGCATTTATCTGTACACCGCACCGAGCAATGGCGTGACTTACCAGCGCGTATGCTTCAGCGCCAAAGCCGTGAAACACCACCCGGATTACCAACTGGACGACGGCATAGTCGGCGCCAAGTGGCTGACCCGCGACGAATTATTGGCCCAGCGCGACAACTGGCGCAGCGAGCTGATCATCCGTTGCATCGATGATTATCTGGCCGGCAATCGCTTCGGCCTCGAACTGATCCGCCCTTCCCTTTAG